From the genome of Natrinema marinum:
CACCGGTGACGTCGACCTCCGGATGGGATCGACGACGTCCGGAAGCAGTCAGGCCGACTGATCGATGGGCGTCACCCTCGACGACGATGCCCGGCAGTACCTCGCCGCCTTCGAGGATGTGACGGGCGTCGACGGTCGGGACTGCCTCGTCACCGAGGGCGGCGATCAGTTGCTGATCGTCGTCGCGAGCGGCGGCATGGGCGAGGCGATCGGCCCCGGCGGCCGGACCGTCCAGCGGTTCGAAGAGCGCGTCGACGCACAGGTCCGCCTCGTCGAAGGGGCCGATGATCCCGAGGAATTCGTCGCAAACGTGCTCGCGCCGGCGGCCGTCTACAACGTCACTATCAGCGAGAACAACGACACCGTCGCCTACGTCGAGGTCGCCGACGACGACCGCGGCGTCGCAATCGGTACGAACGGTCGGACGATCGACGCCGCTCGTACCCTCGCGGGTCGGCACTGCGGGATCGACGACGTGCAGTTGATCTGACGCGGCTCCGACCGCTTTTTGAATCGACTTCGAACGAGTCAGCGAGACCGGTCTCCGCCTGCCTATCGGAACTATCCGCTCGAGTTCGAGTCGACATCACGGTCGTCCGTGACGTTGGGGTCGGACGGTGTGTTTCGGGTTCGGTTGGTCGTCGCGTTCGCGGCCGACCCGATCTCGCCGGTCGGCGGAAACGACTGATATCGTTCCAGTTCGATCCGCGTCCAGTCCTCGTCCGCGATCTCGAGGCGAATCGGTCCGGTCTCGGCTTCGGATCCCCTCGAACCGGTACCTGTGTCCGTCCGGTTCCGATCGTCGGCGTCGGTTGATTCCAGCGGAACCGGATCGGCAGCGGTCACACCGGAAACCGAAACGAGCGCCCGCCCGGAGGTCTCTGTCCGGTCGACGGTAAACACGATCCAGTTCGGAAACCGATCCGCGGTCGCCGACACCGTTTCACGGAACGTCCCGTTGTACTCGGTCCCCGCTTCGGTGTCGGTTTTCGTTCGCTCGTCGGTTTCGAGGGCGTGCCACGGGAGGTCGCCGTGCTCGAACCGATCGATTTCTTCCCCGTCGGTGTTGACGAGATGTGAGCGAACGCCGTAGAATCCTTCACTTTTGGCGAGGGCGTTCAGGTGGTACCACACGTCGAAGGTTACGTCCCACGTCCAGCCGTCGTCGTCGGTTCCGACGACCCGTACGTTTCGCGGCTCGAGTTGGACGCTCGACCCCTGCTCGGCGCACCCCGCGAACAGCGGCGTCGTCGTAACGATCCCCGCGATAACGCGTCGACGCTTCATCGTCAGAACACTGTCTTCTGAACTGATAAATATTCGGCCGAAAATAGCGTGCGTGGAACCGTCGACGGTGGCACTTGCGGGATCCGGTCGCCGCGTCGGTTGAGTGGCCTTACCACGGCACCTCGACTGGAACGATCCGTTCGATTCGTCGGCTCTGCTACCGGATCCAGCGACGACATGGACGGTTCGAGAGCGACCCTTCGGTGACGAAACCCGCTCAGATTCCTTCGTTGGGGTCGATCGACGGTTCTCGAGCCGTAATGCGGAGTCGAAACGGGTCGCTTAAGTGCCTTCGTCGGATAGCGACGGGTACTATGGCAAACGGCAAATACGCCGCGCGCAAGCTCAAGAAGGACCGCCAGAACCAGCGGTGGTCCGACTCGGACTACGCGCGCCGCGCCCGCGGACTTCGCGAGAAGTCCGACCCGCTCGAGGGCGCACCGCAGGCTCGCGGTATCGTACTCGAAAAGGTCGGCATCGAGGCGAAACAGCCCAACTCGGCGATCCGAAAGTGCGTTCGCGTCCAACTGATCAAGAACGGCAAACAGGTCACCGCGTTCTGTCCCGGTGACGGCGCGATCAGCTTCATCGACGAGCACGACGAAGTCACCATCGCCGGGATCGGTGGGGCGAAGGGTCGCGCGATGGGCGACCTCTCCGGCGTCAACTACAAAGTCGACAAGGTCAACGGCGTCGCGCTGAAAGAACTCGTCCGCGGGAACGCGGAGAAACCGGTGCGATAACCATGGCGGCAGAAGATCAACCGGACCCGGACGCGCCGGCCGGCGGCGCGGAGGCGGATGTCTCGGCGAAGCTCTTCGGA
Proteins encoded in this window:
- a CDS encoding 30S ribosomal protein S12, yielding MANGKYAARKLKKDRQNQRWSDSDYARRARGLREKSDPLEGAPQARGIVLEKVGIEAKQPNSAIRKCVRVQLIKNGKQVTAFCPGDGAISFIDEHDEVTIAGIGGAKGRAMGDLSGVNYKVDKVNGVALKELVRGNAEKPVR
- a CDS encoding NusA-like transcription termination signal-binding factor, which produces MGVTLDDDARQYLAAFEDVTGVDGRDCLVTEGGDQLLIVVASGGMGEAIGPGGRTVQRFEERVDAQVRLVEGADDPEEFVANVLAPAAVYNVTISENNDTVAYVEVADDDRGVAIGTNGRTIDAARTLAGRHCGIDDVQLI